One stretch of Effusibacillus pohliae DSM 22757 DNA includes these proteins:
- the atpG gene encoding ATP synthase F1 subunit gamma codes for MASAREIRRRIRSIKNTQQITKAMKMVAAARLRRAQERVGLARPYAAKLEEVIGSIARAGGARHPMLVKRPVKKVGYVVFSADRGLAGSFNAQVIRHALNEFKGKSRDEYVIFAIGRKSRDFFRKRGYPVVGEITGLPDFPAFSDIKRIAESIVKLYEDGTYDEVHLIYNKFNSPISQVPVTKQILPLQDVGGETADQPKANYLYEPSEEEVLDALLPKYAETLIYSALLESKASEFGARMTAMGNATDNAAEMISTLTLSLNRARQAAITTQITEIVGGAEALK; via the coding sequence ATGGCGAGTGCTCGCGAAATACGGCGGCGTATTCGAAGCATTAAAAATACACAGCAAATCACGAAAGCGATGAAAATGGTAGCGGCTGCACGGCTCCGCCGCGCCCAGGAGCGCGTGGGGCTGGCCCGGCCGTATGCGGCGAAACTGGAGGAAGTGATCGGCAGCATCGCGCGGGCGGGAGGTGCCCGCCACCCGATGCTGGTCAAGCGTCCCGTCAAGAAAGTCGGGTATGTGGTATTTTCCGCGGACCGCGGACTGGCTGGTTCGTTCAACGCGCAGGTGATCCGCCATGCGCTGAACGAATTCAAAGGCAAGTCGCGCGACGAATATGTCATTTTTGCGATCGGGCGCAAGAGCCGTGACTTCTTCCGCAAGCGCGGGTATCCGGTTGTCGGCGAGATCACCGGGTTGCCGGATTTTCCCGCATTTTCCGATATCAAACGGATCGCCGAATCGATCGTCAAGCTGTATGAGGACGGAACGTATGACGAGGTTCATTTGATTTACAACAAATTCAATTCGCCGATCTCGCAGGTTCCGGTGACCAAGCAGATCCTGCCCCTGCAGGATGTCGGCGGGGAAACGGCCGATCAACCGAAAGCGAACTATCTGTACGAACCTTCCGAGGAAGAGGTGCTCGACGCGCTTCTCCCGAAATATGCGGAAACGCTGATTTACTCCGCGTTGCTTGAATCGAAAGCTTCCGAATTCGGCGCCCGCATGACGGCGATGGGCAACGCAACCGATAACGCGGCCGAGATGATTTCGACCCTGACGTTGTCCCTCAACCGGGCGCGTCAAGCGGCGATTACCACACAGATTACGGAAATTGTCGGCGGCGCGGAAGCACTGAAGTAA
- the atpA gene encoding F0F1 ATP synthase subunit alpha, protein MSIRPEEISALIKQQIENYKADIQVYDVGTVIQVGDGIARIHGLEKVMAGELLEFPNGEIGMALNLEEDNVGCVILGSVSGIKEGDTVKRTGNIAQVPVGEALIGRVVNPLGQPVDGRGPIETKEFRPIESPAPGVIDRKSVHEPLQTGIKAIDSMIPIGRGQRELIIGDRQTGKTAVAIDTIINQKGQGVICIYVAIGQKQSTVAQVVETLRKHGAMEYTIVVTASASEPAPLLFLAPYAGCAMGEYFMYKGGHVLCIYDDLSKQAAAYRELSLLLRRPPGREAFPGDVFYLHSRLLERAAKLSDKLGGGSLTALPFIETQAGDVSAYIPTNVISITDGQIFLESDLFYSGIRPAVNVGLSVSRVGGAAQIKAMKKVAGTLRLELAQYRELQAFAQFGSDLDKATQARLNRGARLVELLKQPQYQPVPVEKQVISIWAGTNGALDDIPVESVQRFEREFLAFVDTHYPQIPKAIAETKDLSDETVNQLKEAVQKFKATFAG, encoded by the coding sequence ATGAGCATTCGTCCTGAAGAAATCAGTGCGTTAATCAAACAGCAAATCGAGAATTACAAAGCTGATATCCAAGTATATGACGTGGGCACCGTCATCCAGGTCGGGGACGGGATCGCCCGCATTCACGGACTGGAAAAAGTGATGGCCGGCGAGCTGCTCGAATTCCCGAACGGCGAAATCGGGATGGCGTTGAACCTGGAGGAAGACAACGTCGGTTGCGTGATTCTTGGCAGCGTTTCCGGTATCAAGGAAGGTGACACAGTAAAGCGGACCGGCAATATCGCGCAGGTTCCGGTTGGCGAAGCGTTGATCGGCCGCGTTGTGAACCCACTCGGGCAACCGGTTGACGGACGCGGTCCGATCGAGACGAAAGAGTTCCGGCCGATCGAATCCCCGGCTCCCGGCGTGATCGACCGGAAATCGGTGCACGAACCGCTGCAAACCGGGATCAAGGCGATCGACTCGATGATTCCGATCGGCCGCGGCCAGCGGGAATTGATCATCGGCGACCGGCAGACCGGTAAAACGGCGGTTGCGATCGATACGATCATCAACCAGAAAGGACAAGGCGTGATCTGTATCTATGTGGCGATCGGGCAGAAGCAGTCGACCGTCGCGCAAGTGGTGGAAACGCTGCGCAAGCACGGCGCGATGGAATACACGATCGTCGTGACCGCGTCCGCATCGGAACCGGCTCCGCTCCTGTTCCTGGCTCCCTATGCCGGTTGCGCGATGGGTGAGTATTTCATGTACAAGGGCGGACATGTGCTCTGCATCTATGACGACCTGTCCAAACAAGCGGCTGCATACCGCGAACTGTCGCTGTTGCTGCGTCGTCCTCCCGGCCGGGAAGCATTCCCTGGCGACGTGTTCTATTTGCACTCCCGTTTGTTGGAACGTGCCGCAAAACTGTCCGATAAACTGGGTGGCGGCTCGCTGACCGCGCTGCCGTTTATCGAAACTCAGGCGGGGGACGTATCCGCTTATATTCCGACCAACGTGATCTCGATTACGGACGGTCAGATTTTCCTTGAATCGGATCTGTTCTACTCTGGGATCCGTCCGGCTGTCAACGTCGGTCTGTCCGTTTCCCGGGTAGGGGGTGCGGCGCAAATCAAAGCGATGAAGAAGGTTGCCGGCACTCTCCGCCTGGAGTTGGCGCAATACCGCGAACTGCAGGCGTTTGCCCAATTCGGATCCGATCTGGACAAAGCGACGCAAGCTCGTCTGAACCGCGGCGCTCGCCTGGTGGAACTGCTGAAGCAACCGCAGTATCAGCCGGTGCCGGTTGAAAAACAGGTGATTTCGATCTGGGCAGGTACCAACGGCGCGTTGGACGATATTCCGGTCGAAAGCGTGCAGCGCTTTGAACGGGAGTTTCTGGCATTCGTGGATACCCATTATCCGCAAATTCCGAAGGCGATTGCCGAGACGAAAGATCTGTCAGACGAAACGGTCAACCAGCTGAAGGAAGCGGTGCAAAAATTCAAGGCCACGTTTGCCGGATAA
- a CDS encoding F0F1 ATP synthase subunit delta, producing MLGGAVAKRYADALFSIAREQNNIDGVEADLATILAALNEHPELKRILQHPAISPDVKKQQVAELFGEVVSNTVMNLFRLLLDRRREDQLANIYEQYTRLADEHRGRVKAHIETAVALSADDLKQLAEKLGAACGKQLDLTASVKPELIAGARLKVGDRVIDATVQGQLERFGQSLKRNQVR from the coding sequence ATGCTAGGCGGGGCCGTTGCAAAGCGGTATGCGGATGCACTGTTCTCCATCGCCAGGGAGCAGAACAACATCGATGGCGTAGAAGCCGATTTGGCCACGATCCTCGCTGCTTTGAACGAACATCCGGAACTGAAGCGGATCCTGCAGCATCCGGCCATCTCCCCGGATGTGAAAAAACAGCAGGTGGCGGAGTTGTTCGGGGAAGTCGTCTCCAACACGGTGATGAATCTGTTCCGGCTGCTGCTGGACCGTCGCCGCGAAGACCAGCTGGCGAATATCTATGAGCAATACACGCGTCTGGCAGACGAGCACAGAGGCCGGGTGAAGGCCCATATCGAGACGGCAGTCGCGCTGTCTGCCGATGATCTGAAGCAGCTTGCGGAAAAGCTTGGGGCTGCTTGCGGCAAACAACTGGACCTCACCGCGTCCGTCAAGCCGGAATTGATTGCGGGTGCCCGGCTGAAAGTGGGCGACCGGGTGATCGACGCGACCGTGCAGGGTCAGTTGGAACGGTTTGGCCAGTCTCTCAAGCGGAACCAAGTACGGTAG
- the atpF gene encoding F0F1 ATP synthase subunit B: MSPFLGTALFQLIVFAILFLFLKKVAFGPLLKMMNERQRYIENQIATAEQNRQEAERLAKEQQAAIEAAKREAADLIENARRTGEKQAAEIIAAAEAEAKRIKEEAVADINREKELAIAELRQQVGELAVLLAGKIISKEVDSAKHKALFDEAVKEMGERVC, encoded by the coding sequence GTGTCACCGTTTTTGGGTACAGCTTTGTTTCAACTGATCGTATTTGCGATTTTGTTCCTCTTTTTGAAGAAGGTCGCATTTGGCCCGCTCTTGAAAATGATGAACGAGCGCCAACGCTACATTGAAAATCAGATTGCGACAGCCGAACAAAACCGCCAGGAAGCGGAAAGGCTGGCCAAAGAGCAGCAGGCGGCGATTGAGGCTGCCAAGCGGGAAGCGGCCGATCTGATTGAGAACGCCCGCCGCACCGGCGAGAAGCAGGCGGCTGAGATCATCGCTGCTGCCGAAGCGGAAGCGAAGCGGATCAAGGAAGAGGCGGTTGCCGACATCAACCGCGAGAAAGAGCTGGCGATCGCGGAACTGCGCCAGCAGGTTGGCGAATTGGCGGTGCTTTTGGCCGGCAAGATCATCAGCAAGGAAGTCGATTCGGCAAAGCACAAGGCGTTGTTTGACGAAGCGGTGAAAGAGATGGGGGAACGGGTATGCTAG
- the atpE gene encoding F0F1 ATP synthase subunit C: MNLTVLAVGIIMGLAAVGAGIGNGLVLSRYIEGIARQPEARGLLFTQALIGLGLVEALPVIALAIGLILFGRI; encoded by the coding sequence ATGAATTTGACAGTTCTCGCGGTAGGTATCATCATGGGGCTGGCTGCAGTCGGCGCAGGTATCGGTAACGGTTTGGTGTTGAGCCGCTATATCGAAGGGATCGCACGGCAGCCGGAAGCTCGCGGTCTGCTGTTCACGCAAGCGCTGATCGGCCTCGGTCTGGTCGAAGCGCTCCCGGTTATCGCGCTGGCGATCGGTTTGATTCTGTTCGGTCGAATCTAA
- the atpB gene encoding F0F1 ATP synthase subunit A, translated as MGEHLFPEINLFGIPGLRLNLTVALMSIVASVIVALIALAAVRRLDMRRPSGMQNFFEMIVDFIRGLAADTVGPKHAETWLPLGATLFVWLFVSNQMGLITNITAHLQHGFGIEKEGHYSFWMSPTADFTVAMTMGVTMVLLSHLVGLTRPGEYFKHWVSPNVFMLPLHLVEELPKFLTLGLRLFGNIFAGEVLLGILVGMPLQMGWVPGVAAGSIPMFIWLAYSLFVGTVQAFVFTVLTLVYIGQKIPHGEHH; from the coding sequence ATGGGAGAGCACTTGTTTCCTGAAATCAATCTCTTTGGGATCCCGGGGCTTCGATTGAACCTGACGGTGGCTTTGATGTCGATCGTGGCTTCGGTGATCGTCGCGCTGATTGCCTTGGCGGCTGTGCGACGCCTCGATATGCGCCGTCCGAGCGGGATGCAGAATTTCTTCGAAATGATTGTCGACTTCATTCGCGGGCTGGCTGCCGACACGGTCGGGCCGAAACATGCGGAGACTTGGCTGCCGCTTGGCGCGACGCTGTTTGTTTGGTTGTTTGTATCCAATCAGATGGGGTTGATCACCAATATCACAGCTCATCTGCAGCATGGTTTTGGCATTGAGAAAGAGGGTCACTACTCGTTCTGGATGTCTCCGACGGCCGACTTTACCGTCGCGATGACGATGGGGGTAACGATGGTGCTGCTCAGCCATCTGGTGGGTCTGACCCGGCCCGGCGAATACTTCAAGCACTGGGTGTCCCCGAATGTGTTCATGTTGCCCCTTCATCTGGTGGAAGAGCTTCCGAAGTTCCTGACGCTCGGTTTGCGTCTCTTCGGGAACATTTTTGCGGGCGAAGTGCTGTTGGGGATCCTGGTGGGCATGCCGCTGCAAATGGGCTGGGTGCCTGGGGTTGCCGCCGGCAGCATCCCGATGTTCATCTGGTTGGCTTACTCACTGTTTGTCGGTACGGTGCAGGCATTCGTCTTTACAGTTCTGACGCTTGTGTATATCGGTCAGAAGATTCCGCATGGCGAGCATCATTAA
- a CDS encoding ATP synthase subunit I: MEEARQLVRRTVTWTLLITVVWIVLWVVAPAWKSIFSGLAIGAAVSVYFAVSVARQAEMAMAVAMRGGRKKPVMPFIARIAVVAFAVMVAHKLAYPNVYAMIAALFTHQIVIFVDMFAHRKKDQHSKPEGVK; encoded by the coding sequence ATGGAAGAAGCGAGACAATTGGTTCGGCGGACGGTTACATGGACCCTTTTGATCACCGTGGTGTGGATCGTGCTATGGGTGGTTGCGCCTGCATGGAAATCGATTTTTTCGGGTCTGGCAATCGGAGCGGCCGTAAGCGTTTACTTTGCCGTCAGCGTGGCAAGGCAAGCGGAGATGGCGATGGCGGTCGCGATGCGGGGTGGCCGGAAGAAACCGGTGATGCCTTTCATCGCCCGGATCGCTGTGGTGGCTTTCGCCGTGATGGTTGCGCACAAGCTCGCCTATCCGAACGTCTACGCGATGATCGCTGCGCTGTTTACCCATCAGATCGTCATCTTCGTGGACATGTTCGCGCATAGGAAGAAAGATCAGCATTCCAAACCGGAAGGGGTGAAATAA
- a CDS encoding acetyl-CoA C-acetyltransferase: protein MTREAVIVSAVRTAIGSFQGSLAGIPATELGSIVLKKALSRAGVSHEQVDEVIMGNVLQAGLGQNPARQAWIKAGFHESVPAVTINKVCGSGLKAVMLAAQAIKAGDADVILAGGMENMSRAPYLLEGARAGYRMGDGKVVDSMIRDGLWCAFFDYHMGITAENIAEKYGLTRDEQDEFAAWSQQKAEAAIKAGRFRDEIVPVEIPTKKGDPLIFDQDEFPRAGTTKEVLAKLRPAFKKDGTVTAGNASGINDGAAALLVMSAEKARELGLKPLARIAAYASAGLDPSVMGLGPICATRKVLEKSGLSMNDIDLVEANEAFAAQSLAVGKDLEIPREKLNVNGGAIALGHPIGASGARVLVTLLHELEKRNGKRGLATLCIGGGQGVAMVVERD, encoded by the coding sequence ATGACGAGAGAAGCTGTGATTGTCAGCGCAGTCCGTACGGCGATCGGAAGTTTTCAAGGGTCGCTGGCCGGAATTCCGGCAACCGAGTTGGGCAGTATTGTATTGAAGAAAGCGCTTTCGCGTGCCGGCGTCAGTCATGAACAGGTGGACGAAGTGATCATGGGCAACGTACTGCAGGCCGGACTCGGCCAAAATCCGGCGCGGCAGGCGTGGATCAAGGCGGGCTTTCACGAGTCGGTACCGGCGGTGACGATCAACAAAGTCTGCGGATCCGGCTTGAAAGCCGTCATGTTGGCGGCACAAGCGATCAAAGCGGGCGATGCGGATGTCATCCTGGCCGGCGGCATGGAAAACATGAGCCGGGCGCCTTATCTTCTGGAAGGGGCCCGCGCCGGGTACCGGATGGGAGATGGGAAGGTCGTCGATTCGATGATCCGTGACGGCCTGTGGTGTGCATTCTTTGATTATCACATGGGGATTACGGCGGAAAACATTGCGGAAAAATATGGGTTAACGCGCGACGAGCAGGATGAGTTTGCCGCCTGGAGCCAGCAGAAAGCGGAAGCGGCGATCAAGGCCGGCCGCTTTCGGGACGAGATCGTGCCGGTGGAGATTCCAACCAAAAAAGGCGACCCGCTGATCTTTGACCAGGACGAGTTTCCGCGTGCCGGCACCACAAAAGAAGTGCTGGCCAAACTGCGGCCCGCGTTCAAAAAGGACGGAACCGTCACTGCAGGCAACGCATCGGGTATCAACGACGGAGCGGCCGCGCTGCTCGTGATGTCGGCCGAGAAAGCGCGCGAACTCGGGTTGAAGCCGCTGGCGCGAATCGCCGCCTATGCGTCGGCCGGTCTCGATCCGTCTGTGATGGGCCTGGGGCCGATCTGCGCCACCCGCAAAGTGCTGGAAAAATCGGGGCTCAGCATGAACGACATCGACCTGGTGGAAGCGAACGAAGCGTTTGCCGCGCAGTCGCTGGCGGTGGGCAAAGATTTGGAAATCCCCCGCGAGAAGCTGAACGTCAACGGCGGCGCCATCGCGCTGGGCCATCCGATCGGAGCGAGCGGAGCACGTGTGCTGGTGACTTTGCTGCACGAGCTGGAAAAACGCAATGGCAAGCGCGGACTGGCTACGCTGTGCATCGGCGGCGGGCAGGGAGTGGCGATGGTTGTCGAGCGCGATTGA